A region of the Yarrowia lipolytica chromosome 1C, complete sequence genome:
TAGGGAAAATAGGGAAAATAGGGAAAATAGGGGTGACTTTTTTGAGTCTCGTTTAAGCCACATTAGTATCAcgtagtacagtacgtacagtagcgtACACGGTGTTGCTGTCTTgttgagtcacgtgatcctGACTATACTcgactctctctctctctctctctatcCACCAATCTTCTTGAAAAACATGTATTGTGTTGAAACTCATGTACTCATGTGTTGTCGCCACCTGGTCCTGACCCTGTCTGTTGGCTCGCCTTTctctgtacagtaattcAAACACAAGTTGTTTTCGCACACTCGAggctatttttttttgggttGCCGACAGTGATATTAAAAGATGATGCGGGTGTCTCCCGGTCACGTGTTATGTATTAATGTGTGTCTGCGGTTGCACTGAATCTCCCAGCGTGCTTTAAACCTTAATTCACCCCATTATATGCCCCCATCTTTGCATCTTCCCTCGCCTCCACctgtacttactgtactcgaACTTTATGTGGCAGGgtcacacaaacaccttgtttcctgtacatacatacacacacGACAACATAGACCGACCCTTTTTCAGCTTTCtttgggtgtttttttttttccttccaGCGGCGCATCTTCGAGATATTCTGCGACTTTCCCCCCGACCACGTGTCCATTTCCTCGTTTCTGAAAGACCGCCTCCCCTTGAGTGACGACGCTACTCGACTGGTCTCAGCAAACACCCCCACGGCATCACCGACCTCTCCAGTGCGACACAAATACTAGTAGAAGCTGTGTGCCTTTGTGTTTTGCTAGTTGTGCATTTCAAGTGAGTATTTCACGACTCGGTGTGTGTGGGATGGCGGGCAAGCGTGCTGTCATGGTGCTGGCGTCTTATGCTGAGTGCGTTTGGTGCACAGTGTGGAGTCCGAGCCTGTGTGAGGCGGGAGTTTGTTTGCGGCGTGATCGAGCTGGAGTGAACAACCATCCCAAGTGAAACCAGACTCGAGCACACAGTGATGGTGATGGCgtcgacacaaacaaccCTCTTGAAACAGCCCCCAAGAAAAACCAGGTTTCGATGGTAGTTGACATCAACTTGCCACTTACTTGTACGCCACTGTGCACATTCCTCACATGGATCATATGGGACCTGCGTCTCGTATTTGCATGAAGCCCTGAACCATGGCGCCAACGCGACCTGTGCCTCTCCATATTGCTCTTCGTCTTCAAATCTAACCTAGTCCGCCTATTTacaaaaaacgacaaaaagcGACACAATCCtgtcgaaaaaaaaagagtgAGTACAGATGGTGCAACGGCTCGCCGCagtggtggaggacgatTCTCGATCTTCTAAATGTGCCTGTTTTTTCTGCTACTATTGAATGATCTTGGCGAGATCACTCGCAGAACCTGTGTTGTGACCCCCGACGATTGCTAGGACTGTGGCATTGCTCCTAGGTCGTCGACGGTTTGCTACTGAGATATCAGCGGCAATGTTACGGCCTCGTTCAGAAGTGATCCCTCCAACATTCACATTTTTCCTGTCTGACACACGGTGGCGTACATGTCCCCTGTCTGGTCAGAACATTTGCACCTCGACCATTCTCGATCCcttactaacccagcttTACTCCGATATCTCATATCACACCTCACACAACATGTACTCGGATGATGTGGCAAGTGTCACCAGCAGTGACAATGAGCAGGTAGAAAACGACTCCATCCGACGAGCCCTGCGGCGCTCGGCTCTTCTTCGATCAGCATCCAGTCGTCACGGTAGTTCAGCCGTGAACCGGTCGGGAGCCTCCTCTCCTACCTCTTCGTCATCCAACTCCATCCAGTCCGCCGAAACGGACTCAGACATTGACATGGACGAAGTCGCTGAAGCAGATGGCGTGGAACCCGACAAGGATGCCCCCGTCCACCAGCTGCCGTCAGAGCTTCTGACAGTTATCTTCACCATGCTACCGGAGCGACGAGATGTACACAGCTGTCTGCTTGTGTCGAAAACGTGGTTCATGTCGTGCGTGGACCTGGTTTGGTTCCGACCTCATCTCCCCAAGGACCTCACTcgtctgcagcagctgttACGCACTTTGAAGCAGCCCGTGAGCTCGCAGACAGTGCCCTACTCGACCTACATTCGGCGGCTGAACCTCACCAACCTTACGGGCGAAATGaccgacgagctgctgagCGGTGTCGCCGTATGTACTCGACTGGAGCGACTCACACTGGCTAACTGCACGGCATTATCCGACGCTAGTCTGGTGCCTGTGCTGCAGCAAAACTCGGGGCTGCAGTCTGTGGACGTGACCAACGTCAGCCATATTACTGATGCCACCATCAAGGCGCTGCTTCCCTCCAAGCGGCGGCTGCAGGGTTTGTATGCCACAGGGTGtgccaacatcaccaacgctGCCATTGTGGCGCTAGCTACGGAGTGTCGACTGCTCAAACGCATTAAGGTCAACTCGTGTCCCAacgtggaggacgaggctgCCATGGCGCTTGTGGACAACTGTCCTCAACTGGTGGAACTTGATCTACACGAAAACAGCGCGCTGTCAGGTTCTGTGGCGACTGAGGCCTTACGTAAGCTTCCTAACCTGCGGGAGCTTCGTGTGGGTCAAGTGACTGGTGTAAATGACGCTTGTTTCCTGGGCTTCCCTGCTCGTCCACAATTTGATCGGTTGCGTATCATCGACTTGACAGCATGCAACGCCATCACCGATGCTGCGGTCGATCGATTGGTTACTTGCGCCCCCAAACTGAGACATGTGGTGTTGGCCAAATGCACACGCGTGACTGACCGCAGCATACGATCCTTGCTGCGCCTGGGCAAGTCGCTGCACTACCTGCATCTGGGCCACTGCGCATCCATCACCGATGCTGGTATTGCGCAGCTGGTGCGTGCCTGTCAGCGTATCCAATACATTGATGTGGCCAACTGCAGCCAGTTGACGGATGCGGCCGTCGAAGACCTGGCCTCACTGACTAAACTGCGACGTATTGGACTAGTCAAGTGCGTCAATATCACGGATGCGGCCATCTACGCGCTTGCTAGCAGGTCTGGCTTTGAGGCTTCACTGGAGCGTGTGCATTTGTCGTACTGCGCCGGCATTAGCATCCCAGCCGTTCTGCGGCTTGTCAACGTGTGTCCGCGACTATCACACTTGTCTCTGACGGGCGTTACAGCTTTTCTGCGTTCCGACTTCCGACAGTTTTGCCGAGAGCCTCCGCCAGAGTTCACTCAGCACCACCAGGCGCTGTTCTGCGTCTTTTCAGGCGATGGGGTGAAGCGGCTGAGAACGCATCTCAATCAGCTCGCGGAGGCCGATATGGGCTACCTgcttggaggagggggCTTTGCTGGAGGGCTTGGTCCTGGGATAGGTGGAGGCCTCGGGGGTGGGGTTGGCACCGCGAcactggaggagctgattGCTGCTCAGCGACGGGTGCGGCACATTGTGAACGAGGTGTTCCCTGACGGCCGCCCGCATGGGGGTCTGGATGGACTGGGGATGGATGGCATAGACCCGCTCGCTCAGTTGGAACATGTCCATCACATTGAGCGAGTCATGGCGCgattggagatggagcgtCAAGAGGGACTGGAGCAGCGACAtcagcaggagcagcgtCAGCTGCGGGAGGGATTTCGACAGGCCGACCAGCGACAGCTTCGGGAAGGCTTTGGACAGCCTGAGATCCAGCAACCTGGCCCTCCTACTGCGCTGCCGGTTCTGCCTGAGGGTGGAGTTCCTGTTGTAGCCCAACCTGTAGCAGGTATTCCTCCTGCGGCTGCGCGAGGTTTAGAGCGTCAGACTCAGCAGTATAATGAGGCGCTGCAGCAACTGCAGATGCTGGAGGGTCGACCTGAGGTCGATCAACAGTTGGTTGCGGAGCTGCGCCGACAGGTGGAGCAGCATGGACGAGAAATGGGACAAGGAGAGTAATCCCAAGTAGAGTAGAAAGGTATAGGTTTAATTTATTAGCTGCATGGGATGTGATTGACGTCGGTCTTGCCTGGACAAGAGCAGCACTGTTTGAGGAGTGGAAAAGATCTTTTCGGAGCTACATGGCCCTCACTTCAGTGTCTTCAGTTGGACGTCCGACTTGACTATACATTGATGGGATGTCTCggttacttgtacaacgAGATTGATTCGTGACTATCTGGATCTGAGTCGCTGCATTCAATGAgttggtttggttctggTTATACAGTCCATGTCTTGTGCAAAGTTCTGAATCCATGTTTTATTCTGTTGATCATCCAACATTGGTTATGCGTCGAAAATGGATCCCACATATCAGTGGTCCAGGTGAAGATGGCCGAGGAAGGGAGACTTCTTCAGGTACAAGTCGTTATAGAAACAAAGATGATTCTCTCACATCTATTGGTCGACTTGCCATTCAGttatatatacttgtaccaggACACGGCACAATTCTGGGCTGTGGGCTGCGGAGAGACCAAGTTGAAGATATTAGTGTGCAGAGAGTTGTAGGACCAATATGAAAGTGAGTGAAGAAAAATGGATATAGGATCGCCGTATATATGCatgggtcacgtgaccgcacCATGTGCCCTCTTCCACCGCTACAATATCTTGTATATCATCATTGTGCGTGCACCTCGGCTGTTGCGATGGAGCCCCCATTTCCGATTAATCCGGAGTGAAACAAGGGTTTCAAACAAGGGTCAAGCGGCATCCGAAAACAACCCGTGCGAGACATGTGTCTCGGGAGATTCACAAAGAGGCTGGCTGGTTTCACCTTTGTCGCTATGAGGTTCTTCCTGTGGCGCGGTCTCACATTCTGTTATGATTAGTTATCTCCGGGTGGGGCTTTGTAGGGGGGTATCTTCGAGTAGTGAATAAGCAGGTATATTACGGCCTTGAACTGGATTGTAGCGGCATTTTCAGTGCATTGTTATTGGTACTTCATCGACTGAGAAAGCAGTCGGCATTAGATCTCTTCTTTGATGAGGAGATCGTCCAACTGTGAGCTTGGTTTGCGAGGTGAGAATGTGGGGAGCCATATGACTCGACATTGTGTATATAACGAGGCCAAATGGAACATCGACACACTGTGTCCGTCTACGAGTGGCGTATTATTCATCATTTACACCCCATCAACCGTTGTTGGGTGTATGATCAATAATACGCCTTGGGCAGTCTGGGTTGGACATGATATCTATTACTTTTCCCCTCAGACCTGGACCTGGCATCTGTTCTATCACCGCATGAACAAGGAATAAGGGCCGCGTGGATGGATAGATGAGTCTCtgcttgttgttgttcgGTTTCCGGCGATTCTGCGGCCCAGTTATCAATAATACGAGCATGGGGGGCTGGTGCTAAAATCTGTTAGTTGTGTTCCAGTTTTAATGAAAAAGTTGAAAAGTCGGCATTGAGTCCGCTCAAATGGGGAAAAATACAAGGAAAATAAACCCGAGACACAATGCAACAGTCTGTAGAGTCTTGGATATTATTAATCCCCAAGATTCTGGTCTCCAGGGTCTTGATATCGTTATTGATCCAGGCACCTTCATCTCGCTACTTTATCCCAATGCAATCTGAGACAGGTGCAGGGGTATATTTGATGGGTATCATCACCTTGCATCATTAAATCGGACGgtatttttttgatttttttttcttaattttttttttcttaattttttttttcttgatttttttttttggtgtgGTTGCTCATAGATGGTTGCTCACAGAGGGTTGCTCACAGCTGGTTGATTCTAACCGGATCTTGTGGCATTTATTTCTGTGGCAAAATGGCAGAAATGAAAAGGGTTTGTTGCAACACTCACTGTTTTGCTATTTTACGGGTACTGTACGGGACTTTACAAATTTTCGTGCTTTTTCTCCATACACGTGACTTCATGCGGGGTAGAACTCTATTTTTAAATCTCTTTGTTCCAGCCCCCCCAACGGGTTCCCCTCATCCATGTGATAAATGTCAGGACCAGAGAAATGCGCCATGCACCGACCAGAAAACGCCCTGTTTTCGCTAGACGAGCGTGCGCAGCCCATGAGAGCTTTACAAGCGGGGCGCTGCTCGGTTctgacagacacaaacgaaGTTTTTCGCTACCCTTCCCTTTCCATTTTGGTCCACTTTTAAGGTTTATATCAAAATGGGGGAAATAGACTCCATGCACTATGCACCTTCCCCACATCAGAATCCACTTTAGAGAACACATGAGTGCgagctggacaagaagaagacttgACTTGTTGTTATACGGCTATTGACGAGACTCCATaaggctacaagtactaaTTTCTGTACATTTAAATTCGCcttgcttttttttccttcttttttttctttttccttttttgCTATTCTAAAACCTGCATCTGCAAAGGGTGTCaactctacaagtagctgaaCCACGTCAACGCTAGCTGACACCTGTGGATCCGGGAGGCGTGACGGGAACGAGAGTACCACAGCACGCGCTGTCAGCTCCCACAATTGTGACAGAATTTTCCGGGCTTTTGGACCCTCTTATCTACCCCCAACTTGTCTCATATCTGCTAAAATCCTCGTACTGTGCTTGTCTCACCTACCCCACATGGAATGATCAGCAGTGTGGGGTGCAGGGTGCAGGATGGCGGTCGAGGGGAGGTGCAGGACGCATGGGTGCGTATAGGGAGAATAGCTGCGAATGGTGTGCAGAGGCGAGGAGTCGTGCGTGTGACCAATCAAGTGTGGAAATACGGGGCTATGTATGTATGTGGTAGGTACGTGTGCAGGAGTTGTATGACCCGAATTCTAATTTAGGCTTCCGACCCAAAGTGGACAAAGTTAAATTTCGTTTGCCCCCACGGAAAAATAGCACGGAAGATTACTGCCATCTGGGGTAATCATTTACTGTGAGATACACTATCGGCTATTGCTAGGACCCATTCtaaacaccaccacctggACCCAGTTCAACAAGATTCAAACAACTTTTTTCCCGAGCGTCTTAACCATTCTCTCTACCAAACCAGCAAAGCCGTTTTATTTGCAACAAGCGACTTtctcccacacacacacacacacacacacacacacacgcacACGCACACGCAAACGCACACTTTTTTCTTCCCTCTTGCAACATACGCCTCGTGTATTCGCCTGCAACAACACAACCAACCATGAGCACCCCTtcgcctcctcctctgctgtcctccagctcgggCGACTCCTCCAACGCCTCTCTTGCGACCATGAACCAGAACATGAATAGAGTGAGCATCCAGAGCCTGTGCAATGACGGGGCCAGTATCAAGAGCGTCAGCAGtggcaacagcaacagaagaGGCTCCATCCAGGACATTCTCAATGACGAGCCCATGGGCAACAGCAACGGCTTCAGCCCTGCCGCTACtcacaacaacaccaccctCGTAGGCACCCCTAATGGCGCCACCGCCAGATACAGTCAGAACGACTACTTTGCGGCAGAAACGCTGGGGAACCTCAAGGCAACCTCCGCACACGTGACCCATGGCGctgggcacgtgacctcgCCGCCTCCCCGGGCATCCAACCCGTTCGAGGTGCCCATTCAGATTCAGCCCGGGTACCAGCCCTAGAAGGGTCTTTACAGTGACGTGAGTATGATAACAGAAGGAAACGACGACCGGTGAGGAAAGTGATGGTATTTGTGGTGGGAGCCATTTGTCATTGGCGGTTGGCGGTTGGTCATTGGTCATTGGTCATTGGTGATTAGCGATTGGTGATTAGCGATTGGTGATTAGCGATTGGTGATTGGTGATTGGTATGGTCTGATTACTGAATGGACTTGAGACACGAAGCAGATGGACCATGATAAACCATGATACAGCTCTTGACTTACTTGATTTGAACGTGTACTTGAGAAACAGTTTTATTGTTTTCGAGCTATTCAACTGCTTGGTCTGAGTCTGTTTGGTGTGTGAGCTCACACCGTTTGGTATGTTTGGTATCACTATGTCAATGCTTCTGCCAATGTCATGTAGTCTCCAGAATGAGGCACTTGTTTTCCTTCTCTGTCGTTTGTGGCACCTCCTTATGTGTCTCGGTTCTTGTGGcacgttttttttttcgttcTATCTCGGTTCCCCTCGTCATCTCATGATACTCACCGTTGTCAGGCTGGCAGCTCGCACTTGCACCATGTTTCGGTCTTTTCTTTCCCGGCTACGTTCCCTGCCCACACATATATCTGTTTCTACGTGCATGTGATTCCCCCACATGTGCCTGTGATATCTATGTACCGTGGCTAGGATTATGCCTGTGATTGTGTCATGATAACCATTCTGCGCAGTGTGATTGACGATCAGGGTCTTGGTGGGTACAAACTAGCTTTTtgggtttctttttttcgcTCCAAAATGTGAGCGTGAAAATGCACGTGAGCTAAAAGAGTCCCAACACCCACCAACTGCGCTGGCTCGACTGTTGAGCATGTTGAGTGAGAGGAGAGGAGAAACAAGGCGCGGAAAAAAGGGACGAGAAAAGAACCATAGGGCCAAAGACAAAAAACCACAGACACATGTCACATGCCCGGATTATGCCCCGATCAGTGCATGCGGAAGACCGACCCGGCGAtagaaggagaagaaataCGAGGTGCAGAAGTGTCATCCTCCGCCGTGATTGCATTTTGCGTGGTAATAACCACGAGCCACGCACTTTGTCCACGCACATGTCTATGGTGTAATTGTGTGGGTGACATTTGGCTGATTGAGGGTTTTGAGGGTATAATGGGAATGGGACCTTGCGTGAATTTGCTGAATTTGACAGGCACGTGTGGCGCCGTTTCATGGCGGGGCTTTCTACAGCCATTTTCCCGCCATTTGTGGCACTCGCAGCCCCCATGCCTCCCGCTCGATTTTTAATCACCAACCCTCCGTTACAATCACATCGCCGATCTTGTGTCTCAAGAGTAGCGCCTCTCCACCTCAACTATCACATGAGAATGACGTCTGATTTTTCGACTTTTGAGTTCGACAGGTGCATAAGGCGAGGATAGTGAGCAAGTGCAGGGGTGTGTGTGTTCCAGTGAGCCTTGAACCGGGCGAACGGGGGCGCTCATCCACTCAGGGCGCCCCACGGCCCCGGCTCCCCTCCCACGGCAAGTCTCACGGACCCTGCCTACCACCACGCCAGCCGGCTTGGGCCTTCCTAAACCACAGTTGCACTTGTCCCACAGTTGCAACCACTTTTTTCCAACTTccatactaacccagaccTTTCCTCCCAACGCACCCAACCCAAACCTAAACTCTAAGTTGCACAAAACACATGAACGTGATACTGCAAACTTCCCCTCTGATAAAGGCGCTGTGTCCATATCATCTCAGCACAaccacatctccaacaccaacacgACTTTTGCCACCTCGGGAGCCCAGAGCCAGTACCACCGGCtctccaacaacaccaagacCTTCACTCGAGACTCCCCCTACCATTCGCGAACCCCTTCAGTGGATGACGACGGAATAAGACAAGCATCGTTTCTCAACCGAGTCTACCAGTCCTCCAAGTCCTACAGTCCCCGATTCCGCTACGGAGCAGAGATAGTCGAACGGTGGGCAAGTTCTGAAAACACCAACGCAGCAACACCTTCGGCGTcaaccacaaacagcaacaacagcaaccacAGCAACACGCCTGTTTCAACCACACCCTCAAGCACAACCATGCCCAAGGCTCTGTCTTCAAAGTCGCTGGACGCCGCCAGCATCCACATGGCATCGAACGGTGCGCCTCCACTGATACAAAAGTCGTCGTTGCACGACTTTGAGCGCCTTAAATCGGGAATTGACGACATTCAAAACTCAGACACCAACGGTACCCAGTACAGTGTCGATGTCGGCTCCCAGGGCCTGCGCATGCGTATCCAGACCCAAGGGTACGCCCCCAGcggcaacagcaacagagGCAGCCCCGTGCCACCGTCACCGGCGCTGTCCACGTCGACCTCCTCGGGCTCCACTTCTGCTGCAgcctccagatccaccTCGTCTCCTGTGCCACAACAACCTCAGACAGCTGCCACAGCTGCAGGAGGACCTCGACCCGGACAACCTCGGTCGGCATGGCAGGAGGTGCTGATCAGCGCCACGTCGCTGGCATCATTGTCGCAGGACTCGCGAAAGCGACTGCGATACTGTCTGCATCTCCTTAAGCTCGCCAACGCCCATCTGGCTTCCACCGTCACAAAGCTGCAAGGCGCCATTGCCGAGGAGACTGCATACAGTCTCGCGCAGTCCATTGCCGCCAACCATGTGCCTCACAACGAGCGACAGGCGTACCTGCATCAGCCTCCCTCCGCTGAGCCTGCTCTCTCCATCACCGCTCTCAAGGCCGATGTCGTGTCCACGATCCGCAAGATCATCAAGGTTGTCAGCCAGTACGCCGGCAACAGTCTACCCGAGCCGGCTTGGTCGCACATCCGGACATACATTCTTGGCCTGCCCTCTCGGTGGGCCTCTACCACCGCTTCCACTAACATCACCCCAACCCGGTCTCCTGCCGGTTCCCAGTCTCCTGTGGGCTCTCCTAAGGAGTGTGTCACACCTGACCACCAGGGTCCTCCTCttcccacaaacacagtgTCGTCTCCAGTGCCCGAGGGCCCTTCTGACGAGCAGTTGTCGCGGCATCGAATCGAGGTTGAGGCTGGAGGCAAGGTGTTGATTCTTGCCAACGAGGCTCTCGATATGCTGGGCAACATCATCAGTATTGTGGATGGCACCCTGGAGCGTGCCGAGGGTTGGTGCGAGGGCATCAACCGGGTCAAGCAGAGAGTTGGGCTCGGTGAAACCGCTCCTGGCGCAGCTGGGGAACCTGGAGCCTCCACCGAGGCTTCTGCTGAGGCTTCTGCTGAGGCTTCTGCCAGTGCCGCCGCTGCGTACTCTGCTGTTGATACCTCCACGGACCAGGACGTTGAGATGGGAGATGCCTAAGGCTGGCATGACACGACAAGGGACACAGATGAAATGCATGATGGATGATgacacaacacacacagcaTGAAGCATGGCATGATGGAGAACGACATACAGCACAACACAACAGAGAGAGGATAGCATAGGCACAACATATTTCATGTACTCACCACACACAGAACAAGCGACACTgacacatacacacacacacacacacacgcacacacagcagcagcagcagcagcggcagcagcagtacaGCATTATGCAACCCCTCACAGATGATGCAACACTTAAATGGTTACACACATGGCATATTTAATCACCTCTCTTGTGGGTGCTCCAGAAGATGGCTTTTGGCGTCGGATGACGGCACTGGTTTTCATTTTCCTCGATTACATGTCTGTCTCGGGCGTTGTTTGTCCCCTCGGCACTTTTTCGGCCTCGGCTACCCGGTCCTCGGGAAAGTGTGTCAAGGTTCACAACGGTAAAAAAAGTCAAAGGTGGTGGCGTTTTGGGAGGTTCGGTTTGAAGAGCGGAGCTACTGTGGGCAGCAGCGTTAAACTTGGTGACAAGACAACGGCTGGACGCTGACGTTTACCATTAATTGGCGCTGCTGCCGTGGGTGGCTACTGGATTTGGTCTTTTGCACGAAGACTTATGCGTTGCTGCTTGCGAGTGTGTCTCTGTCTTGGGGTGGTTTGCCACGTGACGGGCCGGTGTGACGCCGAGCAGAATTCGTGTTTCTTGCCCCTTTTATTTCCGACATGTTCcggctgctgcttctccagcatgTTACCCCACAACCGACGGGTAAAATTTCTGGACGCGCACAAACCTTTTTTGGCTTGCGGTCCAGGGGAAAGGAACCGACAGATGtctaccaccaccatcaacaagagCACACCACCAGTACCAGGAGTACACTGTTACCGCCATTAGCAAGTAGAGTTTATTTATATAATGCAAAGATTATGATGGGTTTTGGGCcgtggtgttggtgttggtgtctGTAGAAGTTTGTGGTCGTGGATTTTGCAGTCGACGCGGCGATTTGGTTCTCCAGGTTCCCGCAGCGAGACCTTGCCCCGGCTTGTAGCTATTATAGACGCTGTTTTTTAGGCGACGAAGTTGTGGAGATTCTTGTCTTCTCGTGTAGACTAGAGTTTGCTGATTGGGGTGAATCACCTTGCGTCTGATTGGCCACAGCGAAGCGAGAGGGGGTGGTTTGGGGGTCTTTTAAAGACGGATATTGGACAGTTTTGGTGGATAAATGGGGGTATTTGGGGCTGGTGAGTCCGTTGCCGGCCTCTATTTATGTCCTACCATCTCCCACAGGCCCTGACAGACCTACCGTCAGGACACACCCGACCAACAACCGAACGGGTAACCTTATTTGGGAGGCACGGGAAAGatacatatatatagatTGGGGTGGTTGTCTTGATCTTCACACTACCACTACTACACATACACCATGATTCGATCCAGCCGGCTTTTGCGAGTGAAGCCCCAGCGGGCCGTTCGGGGTGTGCAGCGAGTTTCGCGAGCGATCCCCTCGGGAGTGACCCACATTCCGCGAGCCACCGTGACTGCTCATGTgtccaacttctccacctttcGAGTGGttcgacagcagcagttttCCGAGGACGAGCTCGACGTGCTGAATTCCGAGCGAGAAAAGGACTTTGTTGACGTGGCCATTGTGGGAGGAGGCCCTGCTGGTCTGTCTGCGGCCATCAAGATCAAGCAGCTTGATAATGAGCACGGCAATGGCGATCTGCGAGTCATTGTGCTTGAAAAGGCCCCCGATATGGGCTCGCACATTCTGTCTGGAGCTGTTCTCGAGCCCCGAGCTCTGGATGAGCTGATCCCCGAGTGGAGAGACGATCCTCCTGAGCCCATGACTCTTGTTACCGAAGAGACCATGCGTTTCTTCACCAAAAAGTGGGCCATTCCCATCCCCGAGCCTCCCCAGATGCACAACAAGGGAAAGAACTACATTGTATCACTTAACCAGGTGACCAAATGGctggccgagaaggccgaggaggttggagTCGAGGTCTACCCCGGATTTTCTGTTTCCGAGCTGGTTTACCGAGACGGAAACGTGGTTGG
Encoded here:
- a CDS encoding uncharacterized protein (Compare to YALI0C14762g, no similarity) — translated: MTNDQPPTANDKWLPPQIPSLSSPVVVSFCYHTHVTVKTLLGLVPGLNLNGHLERVGCPGRRRGHVPSAMGHVCGGCLEVPQRFCRKVVVLTVSGGGAIRGAYEGGVVVSSGRAEAVAVAHGLVIENVLDGASSVAVATADALDTGPVIAQALDAHSIHVLVHGRKRGVGGVARAGGQQRRRRRGAHGWLCCCRRIHEAYVARGKKKVCVCVCVCVCVCVCVCVCGRKSLVANKTALLVW
- a CDS encoding uncharacterized protein (Compare to YALI0C14740g, weakly similar to uniprot|P24814 Saccharomyces cerevisiae YJR090c GRR1 required for glucose repression and for glucose and cation transport, similar to Saccharomyces cerevisiae GRR1 (YJR090C); ancestral locus Anc_7.461), with protein sequence MLRPRSEVIPPTFTFFLSDTRWRTCPLSGQNICTSTILDPLLTQLYSDISYHTSHNMYSDDVASVTSSDNEQVENDSIRRALRRSALLRSASSRHGSSAVNRSGASSPTSSSSNSIQSAETDSDIDMDEVAEADGVEPDKDAPVHQLPSELLTVIFTMLPERRDVHSCLLVSKTWFMSCVDLVWFRPHLPKDLTRLQQLLRTLKQPVSSQTVPYSTYIRRLNLTNLTGEMTDELLSGVAVCTRLERLTLANCTALSDASLVPVLQQNSGLQSVDVTNVSHITDATIKALLPSKRRLQGLYATGCANITNAAIVALATECRLLKRIKVNSCPNVEDEAAMALVDNCPQLVELDLHENSALSGSVATEALRKLPNLRELRVGQVTGVNDACFLGFPARPQFDRLRIIDLTACNAITDAAVDRLVTCAPKLRHVVLAKCTRVTDRSIRSLLRLGKSLHYLHLGHCASITDAGIAQLVRACQRIQYIDVANCSQLTDAAVEDLASLTKLRRIGLVKCVNITDAAIYALASRSGFEASLERVHLSYCAGISIPAVLRLVNVCPRLSHLSLTGVTAFLRSDFRQFCREPPPEFTQHHQALFCVFSGDGVKRLRTHLNQLAEADMGYLLGGGGFAGGLGPGIGGGLGGGVGTATLEELIAAQRRVRHIVNEVFPDGRPHGGLDGLGMDGIDPLAQLEHVHHIERVMARLEMERQEGLEQRHQQEQRQLREGFRQADQRQLREGFGQPEIQQPGPPTALPVLPEGGVPVVAQPVAGIPPAAARGLERQTQQYNEALQQLQMLEGRPEVDQQLVAELRRQVEQHGREMGQGE
- a CDS encoding uncharacterized protein (Compare to YALI0C14784g, weakly similar to uniprot|P21957 Saccharomyces cerevisiae YHL020c OPI1 (regulator of phospholipid biosynthesis pathway), similar to Saccharomyces cerevisiae OPI1 (YHL020C); ancestral locus Anc_2.557): MRKTDPAIEGEEIRGAEVSSSAVIAFCVVITTSHALCPRTCLWCNCTFPPNAPNPNLNSKLHKTHERDTANFPSDKGAVSISSQHNHISNTNTTFATSGAQSQYHRLSNNTKTFTRDSPYHSRTPSVDDDGIRQASFLNRVYQSSKSYSPRFRYGAEIVERWASSENTNAATPSASTTNSNNSNHSNTPVSTTPSSTTMPKALSSKSLDAASIHMASNGAPPLIQKSSLHDFERLKSGIDDIQNSDTNGTQYSVDVGSQGLRMRIQTQGYAPSGNSNRGSPVPPSPALSTSTSSGSTSAAASRSTSSPVPQQPQTAATAAGGPRPGQPRSAWQEVLISATSLASLSQDSRKRLRYCLHLLKLANAHLASTVTKLQGAIAEETAYSLAQSIAANHVPHNERQAYLHQPPSAEPALSITALKADVVSTIRKIIKVVSQYAGNSLPEPAWSHIRTYILGLPSRWASTTASTNITPTRSPAGSQSPVGSPKECVTPDHQGPPLPTNTVSSPVPEGPSDEQLSRHRIEVEAGGKVLILANEALDMLGNIISIVDGTLERAEGWCEGINRVKQRVGLGETAPGAAGEPGASTEASAEASAEASASAAAAYSAVDTSTDQDVEMGDA